A window from Chelmon rostratus isolate fCheRos1 chromosome 13, fCheRos1.pri, whole genome shotgun sequence encodes these proteins:
- the otc gene encoding ornithine transcarbamylase, mitochondrial yields MSTKLLSVNNTVFTCLKTLQNSRPRGFRSGAASLGAVNLKGRSCLTLKDFSSDEIKRLLWVSGDLKRRIKHEKQYLPLLQGKSIAMIFEKRSTRTRMSTETGFALLGGHPCFLTSQDIHLGVNESCTDTAKVLSGLCDIVLARVYSHSTLEELDKEASIPIINGLSDLYHPIQILADFLTLQEHYGSLSGLTVSWIGDGNNVLHSFMMTAAKLGVHLKIATPKGYEPERSVIEEAQRLSKEHGTQLVLTSDPMEAAHGSNVLVTDTWISMGQEEEKKKRLKDFQGYQITMQTGSVAKPDWTFLHCLPRKMEEVDDQVFYSSRSLVFPEAENRKWTIMGLMVSLLTDYSPQIPMLKF; encoded by the exons ATGTCTACTAAACTATTATCTGTCAACAACACAGTTTTCACATGTTTGAAAACTCTCCAGAACAGTCGACCGCGAGGGTTTAG AAGTGGAGCAGCTTCCCTCGGTGCGGTGAATTTAAAGGGTCGCAGCTGTCTCACTCTGAAAGATTTCAGCTCAGATGAGATCAAGAGGCTGTTGTGGGTGTCAGGGGATCTAAAACGTCGGATCAAGCATGAAAAACAG TATCTTCCTCTTCTACAAGGAAAGTCGATTGCTATGATATTTGAGAAGAGGAGCACCAGAACAAGAATGTCCACAGAAACAG GTTTCGCTTTGCTGGGTGGGCACCCCTGTTTCCTCACCTCTCAGGACATCCACCTGGGAGTGAATGagagctgcacagacacagccaa GGTTCTCTCAGGACTCTGTGATATTGTCTTGGCACGAGTGTACAGCCACTCCACATTGGAGGAGCTGGATAAGGAAGCCTCCATCCCCATCATTAATGGTCTGTCTGACCTCTACCACCCAATCCAGATTCTGGCGGACTTCCTCACCCTACAG GAGCATTATGGGTCCCTCAGTGGACTAACAGTGAGCTGGATCGGAGATGGGAACAACGTGCTCCACTCCTTCATGATGACTGCAGCCAAACTGGGAGTTCATCTGAAGATCGCTACACCAAAG GGGTATGAGCCAGAGAGGAGTGTTATCGAAGAGGCACAAAGACTCTCCAAAGAG CATGGGACCCAGCTtgtcctgacctctgaccccatGGAGGCCGCCCACGGCAGCAATGTTTTGGTCACCGACACCTGGATCAGCatgggacaggaggaggagaagaaaaagaggctCAAAGACTTTCAGGGTTATCAGATTACAATGCAG acaggaagtgtggcAAAACCAGACTGGACCTTCCTGCATTGTCTCCCCCGGAAaatggaggaggtggatgacCAGGTATTCTACTCATCCCGCTCGCTCGTCTTCCCTGAGGCAGAGAATAGAAAGTGGACTATCATG GGTCTGATGGTTTCTCTTCTTACAGACTACTCTCCCCAGATCCCTATGCTCAAGTTTTAA
- the gpr161a gene encoding G-protein coupled receptor 161: MNTSRNCTTVGNGEGLAALESVSIVTITLLACFGNLLIVATLYRRPYLLTPSNKFVFSLTLSNLLLSMLVLPFVAVSSAKREWVFGVVWCNFTALLYLLISSASMLTLGAIAIDRYYAVLYPMIYPMKITGNRAVVVISYVWLHSLVGCLPPLFGWSSFEFDCFKWTCVASWHRELSYTAFWVTWCTLPPFFVMLACYGVIFRVARMKARKVHCGTVVVAQDDSTGAQRNGRKNSSTSTSSNGSRRSLVYAGSQCKAFVTILVVIGTFLMTWGPYVGVVCTEALWGQGSVSQGLETLVAWLSFCSAVCHPLIYGLWNKTVRKELLGMCFGDRYYRESFATRQRTSRLFSISNRITDLGMSPHLTAMLAGGGHLLAPGSSTGDTGFSFTQDSCTDVMLLDNFSTDGSSHPQHHGNPSGKRRSSVTFEDQVEHSKAENTNTSAVQVHADVHKSLDTFASCLAKAIESDAKLTLFGEDLALPGGLFTTRAAPRPRYLDGQRLRLESIDEGIVKDDRDEEEQEVEEKPA, translated from the exons ATGAACACCAGTAGGAATTGCACCACAGTGGGGAATGGTGAGGGTCTGGCTGCCCTGGAGTCAGTCTCCATCGTGACCATCACGCTCCTCGCCTGCTTCGGGAACCTCTTGATTGTGGCAACCCTTTATCGCAGGCCTTATCTGCTCACACCCAGCAACAAATTTGTGTTCAGCCTGACCCTGTCCAACCTGCTGCTGTCCATGCTGGTGCTGCCGTTTGTGGCTGTAAGCTCGGCAAAGAGAGAGTGGGTGTTTGGGGTGGTGTGGTGTAACTTCACCGCCCTGCTCTACTTGCTCATCAGCTCTGCCAGCATGCTCACCCTCGGAGCTATTGCCATTGACAG GTACTATGCAGTGCTTTACCCGATGATCTACCCCATGAAGATCACAGGAAACCGGGCAGTTGTCGTCATCTCCTATGTGTGGTTACACTCTCTGGTGGgctgtctgcctcctctgttcGGCTGGTCCTCCTTCGAGTTCGACTGCTTCAAGTGGACCTGTGTTGCGTCTTGGCACAGAGAGCTGAGCTACACAGCCTTCTGGGTCACCTGGTGCACCCTTCCCCCCTTCTTCGTAATGCTGGCCTGTTACGGTGTAATTTTCCGTGTTGCCCGCATGAAAGCCCGCAAAGTACACTGTGGGACAGTTGTTGTGGCCCAGGACGACTCCACTGGAGCTCAGAGGAACGGACGAAAAAACTCAAGCACCTCAACTTCCTCTAACGGAAGCCGGCGGAGCCTCGTGTACGCGGGGAGCCAGTGCAAGGCCTTTGTCACCATCTTAGTGGTGATCGGCACCTTCCTGATGACCTGGGGGCCATATGTCGGTGTGGTGTGCACCGAGGCTTTGTGGGGACAAGGGAGTGTGTCTCAGGGACTTGAGACTTTGGTGGCTTGGCTGTCTTTCTGCAGCGCGGTGTGCCACCCCCTCATCTACGGTCTGTGGAATAAAACggtgaggaaggagctgctGGGGATGTGTTTCGGAGATCGCTACTACAGAGAGTCGTTCGCCACGCGGCAAAGGACGTCCCGCCTCTTCAGCATCTCCAACAGAATCACAG acttGGGTATGTCCCCACACCTGACAGCCATGCTGGCTGGTGGAGGGCATCTGCTGGCCCCAGGGAGCAGCACAGGAGACACTGGCTTCAGTTTCACTCAGGACTCAT GCACAGACGTGATGCTGCTGGATAACTTCTCCACAGACGGTTCCTCCCACCCACAGCACCACGGGAATCCGTccgggaagaggaggagctcgGTCACCTTTGAAGACCAGGTGGAGCATTCCAAAG CTGAAAACACCAACACATCCGCAGTTCAAGTCCACGCAGACGTACACAAATCTCTCGACACCTTTGCCTCCTGTCTGGCGAAGGCTATAGAGAGCGACGCTAAGCTCACCCTGTTCGGGGAGGACCTGGCTCTGCCCGGGGGACTGTTTACGACAAGGGCAGCACCGAGACCCAGATACCTGGACGGTCAGAGACTGAGGCTGGAGAGTATCGATGAAGGGATCGTAAAAGAcgacagagatgaagaagagcaggaggtggaggaaaagcCAGCCTGA